In a single window of the Chthoniobacterales bacterium genome:
- a CDS encoding family 43 glycosylhydrolase yields the protein MKFSLRFLTPLLMATTLLNAADSPTPDSMSGRAPHLANPILPGYYADPSIVQDGGKTYIYATLDPWGDKTLGCWVSSDFKNWTYHVLNWPTKAECTSPTSRVAAVWAPSVLKGKDGKYHMVVSVGNEMWAGVADHPLGPWRNALGDRKPFVPWDYKDGVYHMIDGELFLDDDGQAYLYWGSGFGWKNGKCWLVKLTPDMAHFDGEVMDITPANYFEGPFMVKRHGKYFLMYSAGKTVEDNYRVHYAVSDSPLGPFVEGPGSPILVTDKNVNVISPGHHAVFQRDGRDYILYHRHSIPFNRKFIGRQVCVDPITFTADGRIEKVVPTHQGPPLVQGRAESEAKLMARASITSSSEASEFTKAACALDDNYATRWAPALDAKGAWLQIDLGSVQKIERQLIRPEYAWKPYRFAIESSMDGKSWKKVEDHTRKAVSGSPLISNRPITARYLRLVFPEDVKGSDIGVFEWAVF from the coding sequence ATGAAATTCTCGCTTCGATTTCTCACCCCGCTCTTGATGGCGACCACGTTGCTCAACGCTGCGGATTCTCCGACGCCCGATTCGATGTCCGGCCGCGCGCCGCATTTGGCGAATCCCATCCTGCCGGGCTATTACGCCGATCCCTCGATCGTGCAGGACGGCGGCAAGACCTACATCTACGCCACGCTCGATCCGTGGGGGGACAAGACGCTCGGCTGCTGGGTGTCGTCGGACTTCAAGAACTGGACCTACCACGTCTTGAACTGGCCGACGAAGGCCGAGTGCACGAGCCCGACCTCGAGAGTCGCAGCCGTCTGGGCGCCCTCCGTGCTTAAGGGCAAGGACGGCAAATACCACATGGTCGTCTCCGTCGGGAACGAGATGTGGGCCGGCGTGGCCGACCACCCGCTCGGTCCCTGGCGCAACGCGCTCGGCGACCGCAAGCCCTTCGTTCCCTGGGATTACAAGGACGGCGTGTATCACATGATCGACGGCGAGCTCTTCCTCGACGACGACGGCCAGGCGTATCTCTACTGGGGCTCGGGCTTCGGGTGGAAAAACGGCAAATGCTGGCTTGTGAAGCTCACGCCCGACATGGCGCACTTCGACGGCGAGGTGATGGACATCACGCCGGCGAATTACTTCGAGGGACCGTTCATGGTGAAGCGCCACGGAAAATACTTCCTCATGTATTCCGCCGGCAAGACGGTCGAGGACAACTACCGCGTCCACTACGCCGTGAGCGACTCGCCGCTCGGGCCGTTCGTCGAGGGGCCGGGCAGCCCGATCCTCGTCACGGACAAGAACGTGAACGTCATCAGCCCCGGCCACCACGCGGTTTTCCAGCGCGACGGCCGCGATTACATCCTCTACCATCGCCACAGCATTCCGTTTAACCGGAAGTTCATCGGCCGGCAGGTCTGCGTCGATCCCATCACGTTCACCGCCGACGGTCGCATCGAAAAAGTCGTCCCCACTCACCAGGGACCGCCGCTCGTCCAGGGGCGCGCAGAGTCGGAAGCGAAGCTGATGGCCCGCGCGAGCATCACCTCGTCCAGCGAGGCCAGTGAATTCACCAAGGCAGCCTGCGCACTGGACGACAATTACGCCACCCGCTGGGCGCCGGCGCTCGACGCAAAGGGAGCATGGCTCCAGATCGATCTCGGCTCGGTTCAAAAGATCGAGCGGCAGCTCATCCGGCCGGAATACGCGTGGAAGCCCTATCGATTCGCCATCGAGTCTTCGATGGACGGCAAGTCATGGAAAAAGGTCGAGGATCACACGCGGAAGGCGGTCTCCGGTTCCCCCTTGATCTCCAATCGGCCCATCACCGCCCGCTACCTGCGCCTCGTTTTTCCCGAGGACGTGAAAGGCTCCGACATCGGCGTCTTTGAATGGGCCGTTTTCTAA
- a CDS encoding discoidin domain-containing protein, translated as TSHPLPNRALAATVTASSVRPEFKVPVKKDPSLDRTESFVPGFATDGSNGSRWMAAPEDKTPWLQVDLGAPRDILGTEAYFVQPTHGHAFKIESSLDGKTWQPYVEHADVRIQSPHQDKKPTRARYLRLTILQGTPGLWEFRVY; from the coding sequence CGACGTCCCATCCGCTGCCCAATCGCGCACTTGCGGCGACCGTCACCGCGTCGTCCGTCCGCCCCGAGTTCAAGGTCCCCGTGAAGAAGGATCCCTCGCTCGACCGCACGGAGTCCTTCGTGCCGGGGTTCGCGACCGACGGCAGCAACGGGAGCCGCTGGATGGCCGCGCCCGAGGATAAGACGCCCTGGCTCCAGGTCGATCTCGGCGCACCTCGCGACATCCTCGGCACCGAGGCGTATTTCGTGCAGCCCACGCACGGCCACGCCTTCAAGATCGAGTCCTCGCTCGATGGCAAGACCTGGCAGCCCTACGTCGAGCACGCCGACGTCCGCATCCAATCACCGCATCAGGACAAGAAGCCGACTCGCGCCCGCTATCTACGCCTGACGATCCTCCAAGGCACTCCCGGCCTCTGGGAGTTCCGCGTGTATTAA